Proteins found in one Ptychodera flava strain L36383 chromosome 3, AS_Pfla_20210202, whole genome shotgun sequence genomic segment:
- the LOC139127137 gene encoding acetylcholinesterase-like has protein sequence MAGFTGSDSAFHNTIAHGLGKIVGCEKDTSEELVACLRSVEADDFRNSSDMSLGLIANVTGLGEELPGLPFPPFVDDKLMKQHPVDAIREKAFTKTNVDIMIGAMAAEGAVFLPMAMSHMLNESEISLNRSEYEAMYPMFVTGPVKQNTVGVSAIKLIYMNWEDADLQDSDYIDALVQMIGDENFICPMDLSARAYAQSGAKVYLYHMTHTPANSIWRIKWMGPAHAEDIPFVFGWHFFHGANWTMPPEEVEMSLSIMKYWTNFAKTGNPNCQSDDETYSQGDTEREWPLFQVPELAYKELSLKMETKRALKAKECAFWNDFVPKLLEEYGSIGKCLGNEDEEKKYTEERH, from the exons ATGGCTGGTTTTACAGGCAGCGATTCAGCTTTTCATAACACCATTGCACACGGTCTTGGGAAAATTGTCGGGTGTGAGAAAGACACTTCCGAGGAATTGGTCGCATGTCTTCGTTCTGTGGAAGCTGATGATTTTCGGAATTCAAGTGATATGTCATTG GGCTTGATTGCTAATGTTACTGGGCTTGGTGAAGAGCTGCCTGGTCTTCCGTTTCCACCGTTTGTGGATGACAAACTTATGAAACAACACCCTGTAGATGCCATTCGTGAAAAGGCCTTCACCAAAACGAACGTTGATATCATGATTGGAGCAATGGCCGCTGAGGGCGCAGTGTTCTTACCCATGGCTATGTCTCACATGCTTAATGAGTCTGaaatctccttgaacagaagtGAGTACGAAGCGATGTATCCCATGTTCGTGACCGGACCAGTGAAGCAGAACACAGTTGGTGTTAGCGCCATCAAACTCATATACATGAACTGGGAAGACGCTGACCTCCAAGACAGCGATTACATAGACGCCCTCGTTCAGATGATAGGCGACGAGAATTTCATTTGTCCCATGGATCTATCAGCACGAGCTTACGCGCAATCTGGCGCCAAGGTGTACCTCTATCACATGACTCACACACCGgcaaattcaatatggcggattAAGTGGATGGGGCCGGCACATGCTGAAGACATCCCGTTCGTATTTGGATGGCATTTCTTTCATGGTGCAAACTGGACAATGCCTCCTGAGGAAGTGGAAATGTCATTGAGTATAATGAAATATTGGACTAACTTTGCAAAGACAGG CAATCCCAATTGTCAAAGCGATGATGAGACATATTCTCAAGGAGACACTGAGCGTGAATGGCCACTGTTTCAAGTACCTGAGTTAGCGTACAAGGAATTGTCTTTGAAGATGGAAACCAAACGAGCTTTGAAAGCCAAGGAGTGTGCATTCTGGAATGATTTCGTTCCAAAATTGCTGGAGGAATATG GATCTATCGGCAAATGTTTAGGGAATGAAGATGAAGAGAAGAAGTACACTGAAGAAAGACATTAG
- the LOC139129384 gene encoding uncharacterized protein, with the protein MASSDVRPGTSASKGGVPAGRPDSNGARRGSTTATKTKSNMAKKALIVSDRWGPSIHGGITDALHIVIKLLQDMGISVHCTALKATKKEEAEAKKLGVTLELPTQTGVFEFREPHSDWLLYHNEHFPDLEELTNVKFVFGFSAFTSIPTFKILRKVFPKASCYLINLFDKDDITPLIVGCSKEELEFRKRIMSDEFKNAKCSFSVGERVHAEYSQLYHSTNQQLLSPMINEEYLAASKSDKPPILKREKFKIISVVQEYELEDPEKLDVAIKAVNDAAELIYQFNKTPSVWKIIGIPPRKEKEVAKKLTRSSRLKITPKIVTSTEELNSELMSSHLVLIPPSTTSYGNLTLAAMCAAIPVVYPEGSHSDEIVSKHIDMLEATECAIDMEEDPEDLQHRIVSVITKYPTAFQRAKIIRDHIKEKVAQDLRDSNGSFVASITADMQSTSPHGDDQDTETESTVEHKGNGAKISDDGIESKVSDRKNEADAEKDEVNTAVTELPTEELTAGRADDKEHLSGASVDQESKPKAEQPGSDGDMAECTSDKNLSSGRIRRKRKAGKIAVDVGKSRKSDRKDKKEKEDVEVNKAEQPGSDGDIAESTSDKNISSGRIRRKRK; encoded by the exons ATGGCAAGCTCTGACGTAAGACCAGGTACTTCTGCCAGCAAAGGGGGTGTACCTGCTGGACGCCCAGATAGTAATGGCGCACGACGTGGCAGTACAACGGCAACAAAGACTAAAAG CAATATGGCAAAGAAAGCGTTGATCGTATCTGACCGATGGGGACCATCAATCCATGGAGGAATCACCGATGCTCTTCATATAGTGATCAAACTACTGCAGGACATGGGAATATCTGTCCATTGTACAGCtttaaaagcaacaaaaaaggaGGAAGCAGAAGCAAAAAAACTTGGAGTGACTCTTGAACTTCCAACACAAACAGGCGTATTTGAATTCAGAGAGCCACATAGCGATTGGTTGTTATACCACAACGAACACTTTCCAGATTTGGAAGAGTTGACAAATGTCAAATTCGTGTTTGGCTTCAGTGCGTTCACCTCAATACCAACCTTCAAAATCCTGCGTAAGGTGTTTCCAAAGGCGTCTTGCTATCTGATCAATCTCTTtgataaagatgacatcacGCCTTTGATCGTTGGTTGCAGTAAAGAGGAACTGGAATTTCGAAAGCGAATCATGTCAGATGAATTCAAGAATGCAAAGTGTTCGTTTTCTGTTGGAGAACGTGTTCACGCCGAATACAGCCAGCTTTATCACAGCACCAATCAGCAGCTCCTTTCGCCGATGATAAACGAAGAATACTTAGCGGCTTCAAAATCAGATAAACCACCGATACTCAAACgcgaaaaattcaaaattatatcCGTTGTCCAGGAATACGAGTTGGAAGACCCCGAAAAACTTGATGTTGCTATAAAGGCGGTAAACGATGCAGCTGAACTAATATATCAGTTCAACAAAACTCCTTCGGTATGGAAAATAATAGGAATACCACCACGCAAGGAAAAGGAGGTAGCGAAGAAGCTGACACGCAGCTCAAGATTGAAGATCACGCCTAAAATCGTGACAAGTACTGAAGAACTTAACAGTGAACTGATGTCATCTCATCTTGTATTAATTCCGCCATCTACGACAAGTTATGGTAACTTGACTCTGGCAGCTATGTGCGCAGCGATACCCGTAGTCTATCCTGAAGGGTCTCATAGTGATGAGATTGTTAGTAAACACATAGATATGCTAGAAGCGACAGAATGTGCGATTGATATGGAAGAAGACCCCGAGGATTTGCAACACCGAATAGTGTCAGTCATAACGAAATACCCGACAGCATTTCAACGTGCAAAGATAATAAGAGATCACATAAAGGAAAAGGTAGCCCAGGATCTGCGGGATAGCAATGGAAGTTTTGTTGCCTCGATAACTGCCGATATGCAAAGCACCTCGCCACATGGGGACGATCAAGACACAGAAACTGAATCCACCGTTGAACACAAAG GCAATGGCGCGAAGATATCAGATGATGGCATCGAGTCAAAGGTCTCTGACAGAAAGAATGAAGCTGATGCGGAAAAGGATGAAGTCAATACAG CTGTGACTGAGCTACCTACAGAAGAACTCACGGCAGGGAGAGCAGATGATAAAGAACATTTATCGGGAGCATCTGTTGACCAAGAAAGTAAACCTAAAG CTGAGCAACCAGGTAGCGATGGAGACATGGCCGAGTGTACCAGTGATAAGAATTTAAGTAGTGGAAGAATTCGACGGAAAC GCAAAGCCGGTAAGATTGCAGTTGATGTTGGCAAGTCAAGGAAATCcgacagaaaggataaaaaagaaaaagaagacgTTGAAGTCAATAAAG CTGAGCAACCAGGTAGCGATGGAGACATAGCCGAGAGTACCAGTGATAAGAATATAAGTAGTGGAAGAATACGACGGAAGCGTAAGTAG